A region of the Chitinophagaceae bacterium genome:
GTTTTTATGTGAGCATGCTGAGCGAAAAATATAAGAATGGCAAGGGAAATATTCTGAAAGCTGTTATCAATGGCTTTCTTTCCAACCTAAAGGCATGGGGCAATACCAAAAAATGCAGTTCGGTAATCTATGTGATCTGTAAAAGCAATTAAAGGCCCGGATCAATCCCGTATTATTCAGCATCCTTTATTTCAAAAGAGCATTGGGTTTCATTTTATTTATCAGTGCTTTTAATTCATCGATCTGTTTCTGCTGTTCTTTTACGGCATTTATCAAGGGCATCACAAACTCGGCATACCGGATAGCATACCTGTCCGTTTCATTTTCCGGTTTTGTTACGGCATTGAAACCGGCATTATATTCCTGCAGGATCTTTTCAACGTCCTGGGCAACTAAGCCTGTATAGGTATTTCCTTCCTGTCCTTTATCTGTTAAATTATAGGTAACCGGGTTTAACCTCAGGATAAAATTTAAACCAAGGGAAGAGGGTTGGATATTTGTTTTAAACCGGCCATCACTTAAGGTACTCCAGCCTACTTCACCCCCAATTTGTGTAACAGCCGTGTTGCCGATCCTTACACGGTTACTTGCCGTTACTACAGCGCCATTGCCAACAGCCATTGCATTGGTAAAGGATGCGGCACTGGCATCCGCATTGTATCCAATAAATGTATTGTTGCTTCCGTTGTTGAAACCATTTCCCGCGCTGTATCCTACGGCGGTATTAAAATTGCCAACGGTTGTGGTAGCAAGGGATTGCCTGCCAATGGAAGTATTATAAGAGCCGGTGGTATTACTCAGCATGCTTTGAAATCCCATGGCAGTGTTGTATTGCCCGGTTGTTGTGGACTCCATAGAAAAGCTGCCAAGCGCTGTGTTTTGAGAACCTGTTGCAACAGCTAAAGCATTATAACCTAGTGCAGCGTTATCATTCCCGGTTAAATTACTGGATAGCGATGCATAGCCAAATGAAATGTTTCTGTTACCGGTAGTATTGTTCATTAATGTTTGATAACCAATTGCCGTATTATCATTGCCGGTATTTGCAGAAGCAGTGGATGAACCTCTCAACGCTTCAAAACCAACCGCCACATTGGTATTGGTAAATGCAGTGATTGTGTTGTTGGCATTTCGCATGGCATTTACCCCAATAGCAGTAGCATAGCTCCCGGCTACATTTGTAAAAAGTGCCTGTACCCCAACGGCTGTATTGTGGCCACCTGTTGTATTATCAGCAAGGGAGTTCCTTCCGGTAGCTGTATTGTTGACTCCTGTGGTATTCGACTCAAGGGAGCTGAATCCACTTGCTGTATTGTAGTTTCCAGTAGTATTAAACTCAAGGGAGGTTGATCCACAGGCAGTATTGAATTCACCCGTTGTATTGTTTAAAAGTGATTGCAATCCGTTGGCCACATTATAGTTTCCAGTTGTATTACTAAAAAGGGCGAAGTATCCGCTGGCCGTATTGCCGAAACCTGTGCTGTTATTGAATAGGGTGATGCTGCCACTGGCAGTATTGCTGCTTCCTGTGGTATTATTAATAAGAGAGTTCATTCCGTTGGCTACATTATATTCCCCAGTTGTATTATTTTTAAGGGAGTTGCTTCCATTTGCTGTATTGTAGCTCCCGGATGTATTGTTAAGTAATGTTTGATAACCCAGTGCTGTATTGTAATTGCCCGTATTTGTTGCAGGTGTAGCTGAACCCCTGAGTGCTTCAAAACCCACGGCAACATTGTTATTGGTAAATGAGGTGGCTGAATTGTTGGCATTTCGCATGGCATTATACCCGATAGCCGTTGCATTGTTACCGGCTACATTTGAATAAAGAGCTTGTTCTCCGCTGGCTGTATTATACCCACCCGTTGTGTTGGCGAACAGGGAGTTCATGCCGCTGGCCGTATTGCGGCTTCCTGTTGTATTGTTAAACAGAGAATTCCACCCGCTTGCGGTGTTCCAGGACCCGGTTGTGTTGTAAAAGAGTGCCTGCATGCCGGTAGCAGTATTGGCAATGCCATCCAAATTTGAAACCAGTGCCATTCTCCCGGTAGCAGTATTCCACATTCCGGTTGTATTGGTAAAAAGAGCAGAATCACCAGCAGCGGTATTAAAGTAGCCGGTGCTGTTGTTGTAAAGTGCCTTATTTCCAATGGCGATATTAGAATAACCGGATGTGTTATTAAGCATTGTTTGATAACCTAGAACCGTATTACTATAACCTGTATTGGCAGATGCTGTGACTGAACCTCTCAGCGCTTCAAAACCAATCGCTACATTGGTATTGGTAAAAGGGGTAGCTGTGTTATTGGCAAAATACATCGCATTGGTGCCAATAGCAGTGCCGTTACTGCCGGCTACATTGGATATAAGTGCATTTGTTCCAAAACCGGCATTGCTGGTTCCGGTAGTATTATTGTTAAGTGCATAAGCCCCCAAAGCAGCATTGTAATTTCCGGTTGTATTGGCGTACATAGAATACATTCCGTTGGTAGTATTCCAGAGACCTGTAGTATTAGAATAGAGTCCGAAAATTCCGGTCGCTGAATTATGATTGCCTGTTGTGTTGTTTAATAGTGTTTGATAGCCAATCGCAGTATTGGCAGTACCCGTATTGGCAGCAGGTGTTGCAGAACCCCTTAATGCTTCATAACCAATTGCCACATTGTTATTGGTAAAAGGAACCGTGGTGTTATTGGCATAATACATGGCATTGATCCCAATAGCCGTTGCATTACTGCCTGCTACATTGTAAGCAAGTGTATTTGTTCCAAAACCTGCATTGCTGGTACCTGTTACATTATTACTAAGCGAATACGCCCCCAAAGCTGCATTATAATTTCCTGTAGTATTATTCAAAAGTGAGTTCATGCCATTGGCTGTATTCCAGAATCCGGTGGTAT
Encoded here:
- a CDS encoding tail fiber domain-containing protein codes for the protein MKTVFFYFLLVAFFFAPENMVAQSFAINTDGSTANASALLDIKSTDKGMLVPRMSKAQRNAIATPATGLLVFQNAPDSIGFYYYNGTGWLWLTTTSQQDTVAWRTKGNTVGFDNSSFIGTIDSIPLNVRVNNQRAGRIDHILSNSFWGYQAGNANTTGNQNTATGRNGLYANTTGFWNTANGMNSLLNNTTGNYNAALGAYSLSNNVTGTSNAGFGTNTLAYNVAGSNATAIGINAMYYANNTTVPFTNNNVAIGYEALRGSATPAANTGTANTAIGYQTLLNNTTGNHNSATGIFGLYSNTTGLWNTTNGMYSMYANTTGNYNAALGAYALNNNTTGTSNAGFGTNALISNVAGSNGTAIGTNAMYFANNTATPFTNTNVAIGFEALRGSVTASANTGYSNTVLGYQTMLNNTSGYSNIAIGNKALYNNSTGYFNTAAGDSALFTNTTGMWNTATGRMALVSNLDGIANTATGMQALFYNTTGSWNTASGWNSLFNNTTGSRNTASGMNSLFANTTGGYNTASGEQALYSNVAGNNATAIGYNAMRNANNSATSFTNNNVAVGFEALRGSATPATNTGNYNTALGYQTLLNNTSGSYNTANGSNSLKNNTTGEYNVANGMNSLINNTTGSSNTASGSITLFNNSTGFGNTASGYFALFSNTTGNYNVANGLQSLLNNTTGEFNTACGSTSLEFNTTGNYNTASGFSSLESNTTGVNNTATGRNSLADNTTGGHNTAVGVQALFTNVAGSYATAIGVNAMRNANNTITAFTNTNVAVGFEALRGSSTASANTGNDNTAIGYQTLMNNTTGNRNISFGYASLSSNLTGNDNAALGYNALAVATGSQNTALGSFSMESTTTGQYNTAMGFQSMLSNTTGSYNTSIGRQSLATTTVGNFNTAVGYSAGNGFNNGSNNTFIGYNADASAASFTNAMAVGNGAVVTASNRVRIGNTAVTQIGGEVGWSTLSDGRFKTNIQPSSLGLNFILRLNPVTYNLTDKGQEGNTYTGLVAQDVEKILQEYNAGFNAVTKPENETDRYAIRYAEFVMPLINAVKEQQKQIDELKALINKMKPNALLK